TCGACGTCGTCAACGCCGGCCGGCCCGTAGGCCAGCAGGTGGCCGCGGACGGCGAGCCCGGCCGGCTCCTCGCCGGCCGCCGGGTCACCTGCCTCGGTCTGGGTCACCCGCACCTCGACCGCGGCGTTGGCCATGGCCAGCGCCGCCAGCTCGTCGGTCACCCGGGTCGAGAGCTCGGCGGCCGCCGCCGTCCGGGCCCGGGAGACCTGGCCGGCCAGGTCGCCGAGCTCGGCGAGCAGGGCGTCCCGCCGATCGCGCAGCGCGGTGACCCGGCCGTCGTCGCCGTCCAGCGCGGCCAGCCGGGCCGCCGCCCGCTCGGCCCAGGCGAGCACCTCGTCGGCGCCGTCAGCGGGGGCTGCGCCCTCGGCGCCCCCGGCTGCCGGGCGGTGCTCGGTCACGGCGGCCCCGACGTACTTGCGCACCAGCCTGGTCACCGCCGCGCGCCGCTCCTGCACCACCGCCAGCCGGGCCGGGTCGGTCTCGACGGCGGACGCGTAGGCCGAGACGTCGGCCCCGAGGTCGGCCAGCAGGTAGGAGAGCTCGCGCAGCCGCTCGACCAGCGCCAGCAGCGCGGGGTCGTCGACGCCGACCCCCTCCAGCGCGCCGCGCGCCGCCGCCACCAGCCCGGTCGCGTCCGGCGCGTCCAGCGCGGCCTCGTCGCCGACGAGGGCGGTGCGGGCCGCGTCGCCGGCCACCCGCAGCCCGTCGGCGTGACCGAGCCGGGCCTCCTCGACCGCCAGCGCCGCCGCCTCGCCGGGCTGGGGGCCGACCGCCTCGATCTCGTCGAGGCCGAACCGCAGGAGGTCGGCCTCCTGCGCCCGCTCTCGCGCCTGACTCGTGATCTCCACCAGCTCGGCGCGGACCGAGCGCAGCTCCTCGAACCGGTCTCGGTACGTCGCGAGGGGCTCGCCCACGGCGGCTCCGCCGAAGCTGTCC
This portion of the Actinomycetes bacterium genome encodes:
- a CDS encoding DNA repair protein RecN yields the protein MRISGLGVIDDAVLELAPGLTVVTGETGAGKTMVVTGLGLLFGGRADPGAVRAGVASAVVEGRVRVDPLGPVAARAAEAGGELDEDVLVLARSVSAEGRSRAYLGGRGVPAGTLAELADSCVAVHGQSDQSRLLQPARQRAALDSFGGAAVGEPLATYRDRFEELRSVRAELVEITSQARERAQEADLLRFGLDEIEAVGPQPGEAAALAVEEARLGHADGLRVAGDAARTALVGDEAALDAPDATGLVAAARGALEGVGVDDPALLALVERLRELSYLLADLGADVSAYASAVETDPARLAVVQERRAAVTRLVRKYVGAAVTEHRPAAGGAEGAAPADGADEVLAWAERAAARLAALDGDDGRVTALRDRRDALLAELGDLAGQVSRARTAAAAELSTRVTDELAALAMANAAVEVRVTQTEAGDPAAGEEPAGLAVRGHLLAYGPAGVDDVEVLLRPHTGAPSRPLQRGASGGELSRVMLAVEVVLAGADPVPTLVFDEVDAGVGGRAAVEVGRRLAALARTTQVVVVTHLPQVAAFADQHLVVRKADDGTVTRSGVVALDRAGRLQELSRMLAGLEDSKAARAHARELLAAAAQDKLAG